Proteins encoded within one genomic window of Anopheles gambiae chromosome 3, idAnoGambNW_F1_1, whole genome shotgun sequence:
- the LOC133393417 gene encoding mucin-2-like, which yields MCHSVRVRLKYDSFARHRFVGARAAASHQIKARSRSDSIGKGKTLPHKTTLEKSHSKMEHAQANKLQSIIEKKRAMVPCNTPQVISPKKKETIFLSMHEANPLEISIDEEFKMTVLRRDASPAVDEHVQTVSTGPRVKAQQCAFSSRHSSEMGGYIAEPNSDVSCTGLTTEAKLYDNDFQNNIFITDSIVNDTNCLGLHNNIHSTSKVPAESTSVPSNIDNAPKVSTTTHPSTDSTNDSYVGIGSFNVKNSDCTRVESNTDSYIQATPCYPTDIAVVRQQPTNVLNNCSAYASDTEDNFFSNLSTQAQDHVQNEFGSGDDRAFSTISNDIVFSSQSNDDSYYPKSIEHDSSDSISTDAEKSDSNVGQHTIGMEGFQININLDLIATETCLRWINSDKENTRQKLNLMQCGTEILSKRFNLHHSECSKLSLLSSIKQIGNINQDSQDRSSSSDQIRMNPLSDGASSPNISRTSTTPIDQDQYIQSCTQTLEKNKLNIDIISTITCLRWNTINANSTPLQQTQARLARTVLKKRFRLTDSQAFNLTIANFKQLVDNKASASDRNDKLSLGKAMLPQMTKQKSITDGLSIEISQSAGKRKTNSMKTRILKRRKSVSFVDYTVASSDENDEVLKEVDNESRSARKRISELQQDPDWRPSHRHKILIGAAKDSDSSDETRSDDLSFEHDQHVPNYQGRTTVESSPSSSDNDDLDVANSNNGDSTTFPIRLFEDDALLSQNMDLGAKTNPSKPTVASAMFTKQENFTRDQVDDKETINQTEKSTLATKKVRKPKYDCPEADFDTPSSSSIETDMSICQDVNANANYSNQFPTQEDTESQQPVCSTLSASPALSNTNQNYTKPQLDSLYVASFDDTLDVNATQNATNNIESQHTLDVDSSTHAPALCEDDLGTTSCERKDSGNFNDHCQAQNHDPNQTIRRTFCTVAVDHPYAHIDTLSKMDTQQSQLPAFKAVSSTANKNECVKKGAAETTTGNISVVLSESKNKKPNNSHFVNKHMIYTDSVSKPTIESELLTTANLTTTDNSITSAQDNELGVAQAKKRYRIKHTERKQNLETNKLIPTRSPTMPPKINIKPQNKNMPSTPNRPVSSINFLLCENVTSNERMNMPYKRMPRLKYTACKITGAKDPTSSATNDTLASGDSLSDFVIHEKLTKNNPAINSVITTQNADVSMEGNVKTKTPTTQPIDNVSFVVKGIEASIKTNLPPSKENMSKSSVQVDSRCTVAAPKTAETSRSIDSCQLLTLQPITCESNNEPNNSTTNSLTQMSSPPEENLNVNNLHSPSLAEANVKEIPCNNTQPTASENRQRHISVLVTDKSEDFHAGSNLLSDKIANNNPQDADLDKQTNESENNSNPQQPQEENIKSHTNAREIYAKVCTKSPKCISVSGKDIHADSIVCTEKITCNSTQSSKHSLSSLRNTDQEKNPGPRSMKRKANSEQNIIGNGSKVPTALDKNLLTIVACPENILHSSHVGPKLPVTSTTKCTSSCKQTYLASPTLPSISSESNQKILSSDDISIQNPSLSKEVFINSVQTLHETNPIVEEMSKNTNGQNISAHEDSTTSSRNFTINSFQCSENTLPYKKRRLSLMLPLTPTSSNTSVEQVTRFTTNLASPNNISSKSSSHSGPIQTTESALNIGGAVRNNIITSFRNTQTHPDTIHPDDALPLSHAKFSPLTRRQSLDIYSHSQFIPEIQSRQRQCSHFLPQVLSNISNNNNHYETTAASSSFDRALKLHQNPMIFLDLLTVQNTPDQVQLDINEFQNAQRATSTPLTNLSRTTYSTQSSDQSNTDHSTSSRQPQHSNTNTSSKANVERIKAKRRRDRKRNQRNIDTYGSNTHQTTERSKKRSDYDNFRVRDDRMRETPNSILTRRKSVATHTPTQFAQQSTIRQRRNSFYNSNVLSNISNNKNHYKTTTASSSSDRAPKSHQNPKLCLEPLTVQNTPDQQQRAKDSQRATSTPRTNSSRTSYSTHSSDQSITDSSHDSCQPQRSNTPSVNLERSRARHRHDRERNQRNNDTYDQNRTERSKKRSDFDHFRVRDDRIKETPNSILTRRKSVATYYPTQLELYNVSINNYHYRTTATSSTSDMAPKSHQNPKLCLEPLTVQNTPNQQQRAKDSQRATSTPRTNSSRTSSYSTHSSDQSITESSHDSYQPQRSNTSSVNLESSRARHRHDREHNQRNIDTYSQNRTERSQKRSNDDNFRVRDDRIKETPNSILTRRKSIATYTPTQLALFNISINNHHYRTTATSSTSDRVPKSDFPNSRQRRRSNTSSVNMRRSRKMRGKRGGRKANRKR from the exons ATGTGTcatagtgtgcgtgtgcggctCAAATATGACAGCTTCGCGCGACACCGGTTCGTAGGAGCTCGCGCAGCAGCCAGCCATCAGATAAAGGCAAGATCCCGAAGCGATAGCATCGGAAAAGGCAAGACTCTACCTCATAAAACAACTTTGGAGAAAAGTCATAGCAAGATGGAACACGCTCAAG CGAACAAGCTACAAAGCATCATTGAAAAGAAACGTGCAATGGTACCTTGCAACACGCCTCAAGTAATATCGCCTAAAAAGAAGGAAACTATTTTTCTGTCAATGCACGAAGCAAACCCCTTGGAGATATCGATAGACGAAGAGTTTAAGATGACTGTACTCAGACGTGACGCGTCTCCAGCAGTTGATGAACACGTACAGACTGTGTCTACAGGACCAAGGGTTAAGGCACAGCAGTGCGCTTTTTCATCAAGACACTCTTCCGAAATGGGTGGTTATATAGCAGAACCAAACAGCGATGTAAGTTGTACAGGCCTTACAACTGAAGCAAAATTGTACGATAATGATTTCCAGAATAATATCTTTATTACTGATTCAATCGTAAACGACACAAATTGCTTGGGTTTACATAACAATATTCATAGTACTTCAAAAGTACCAGCAGAGAGCACTTCTGTGCCGAGCAATATTGATAATGCTCCAAAGGTATCAACAACAACCCACCCAAGCACTGATTCAACAAACGATTCTTATGTCGGTATTGGTTCATTTAATGTAAAGAACTCAGACTGCACTAGGGTAGAGTCGAATACTGATTCGTACATTCAAGCTACACCATGTTATCCAACTGATATTGCAGTGGTGCGCCAGCAACCGACCAATGTATTAAACAATTGTTCAGCATATGCTAGCGATACCGaagataattttttctccAACCTATCAACACAAGCACAAGATCATGTACAAAATGAATTTGGTTCTGGAGACGACAGGGCGTTCAGCACTATCTCGAATGATATTGTATTTTCTTCCCAGAGCAACGACGACAGTTACTATCCAAAATCAATAGAACATGATTCTTCGGATTCCATAAGCACTGATGCTGAGAAAAGTGATAGCAATGTAGGGCAGCACACAATAGGCATGGAGGGctttcaaataaatataaatttggATTTAATTGCTACAGAAACTTGTTTGCGGTGGATCAATTCTGACAAGGAAAATACTCGACAAAAGCTAAATCTCATGCAATGTGGTACCGAAATTCTGAGCAAACGGTTCAATTTGCATCACAGTGAATGTTCAAAGCTGTCTCTTTTAtcatcaataaaacaaatcggTAACATAAATCAGGATAGTCAGGatagatcatcatcatcagatCAAATTAGAATGAACCCCCTTTCTGATGGAGCCAGTAGTCCAAACATAAGTAGAACTTCGACAACACCAATCGATCAAGATCAATATATTCAATCTTGCACACAAACAttagagaaaaacaaactaaatatagATATCATTTCTACCATAACATGTTTGAGGTGGAACACCATTAACGCAAATTCTACTCCGCTACAACAAACTCAAGCAAGATTGGCCAGAACAGTATTAAAAAAACGTTTCAGGTTGACCGACAGTCAGGCATTTAATTTAACGATAGCTAACTTTAAACAGCTGGTTGATAACAAAGCTTCAGCTTCTGATAGGAATGACAAATTATCCTTAGGCAAAGCAATGCTACCGCAAATGACGAAACAAAAATCGATCACAGATGGGCTCAGTATAGAAATAAGCCAGTCCgctgggaaaagaaaaacaaactcaatGAAAACCAGAATATTGAAGCGGCGTAAATCAGTTTCTTTTGTAGACTACACTGTCGCTAGTTCTGATGAAAACGATGAGGTTCTTAAGGAAGTGGATAATGAAAGTAGATCAGCGCGAAAACGTATATCTGAACTGCAACAGGATCCTGATTGGCGCCCATCTCATCGGCATAAGATCCTGATTGGCGCGGCAAAGGATTCTGATAGCTCAGATGAAACTAGATCAGACGATTTAAGTTTTGAGCATGACCAACATGTGCCAAACTATCAAGGAAGAACAACGGTAGAGTCATCACCTTCTAGCTCTGATAATGACGATCTTGACGTAGCAAATAGTAATAATGGTGATTCAACGACCTTTCCAATTCGTTTGTTTGAAGATGACGCATTACTTAGCCAAAATATGGACCTGGGTGCGAAAACAAACCCAAGTAAACCTACTGTTGCATCTGCTATGTTCACCAAACAAGAAAATTTTACCCGCGATCAGGTAGATGATAAGGAAACAATTAATCAAACAGAGAAAAGTACACTAGCGACAAAAAAAGTCCGTAAACCAAAGTATGACTGTCCCGAGGCTGACTTTGAcacaccttcttcttcttccatcGAAACTGATATGTCGATATGTCAGGACGTTAATGCAAATGCCAACTATTCAAATCAATTTCCTACACAAGAGGATACAGAGAGCCAACAACCAGTTTGTTCAACACTATCTGCTTCACCTGCATTATCAAATACGAATCAGAATTATACAAAACCACAACTAGATTCATTGTATGTTGCTTCATTTGACGATACCCTGGACGTTAATGCTACTCAAAATGCTACTAACAACATAGAATCTCAACATACTTTAGATGTGGACAGTAGTACACATGCCCCGGCATTATGTGAAGATGATTTAGGCACTACATCTTGTGAGCGAAAAGATTCGGGTAATTTTAACGATCATTGTCAAGCACAAAACCATGATCCAAACCAGACAATTAGAAGAACTTTTTgcactgttgctgttgatcaTCCATACGCACACATTGATACTTTATCGAAAATGGATACGCAGCAATCCCAACTGCCTGCTTTTAAAGCTGTGTCTagcacagcaaacaaaaatgaatgtGTTAAAAAAGGAGCAGCAGAAACTACAACCGGAAACATCAGTGTCGTACTGTCggaatcaaaaaataagaagccCAATAATTCtcattttgtaaataaacatatGATCTACACAGATTCTGTGAGCAAACCGACGATAGAGTCAGAGCTATTGACAACTGCGAATCTTACAACAACTGATAACTCCATCACTTCCGCTCAAGACAACGAATTAGGAGTTGCCCAAGCGAAGAAAAGATATCGTATAAAGCACACGGAACGAAAGCAAAACCTAGAAACTAACAAACTTATTCCGACAAGATCACCAACGATGCCGCCTAAAATTAACATTaaaccccaaaacaaaaatatgccCAGTACACCCAACCGCCCAGTTTCATCTATAAATTTCTTACTTTGTGAAAACGTGACTTCTAATGAAAGAATGAACATGCCGTATAAAAGAATGCCTCGTTTGAAGTACACGGCGTGTAAAATCACAGGCGCAAAGGATCCGACTTCATCTGCAACCAACGACACGCTAGCTTCTGGTGACAGTTTGTCAGATTTTgttattcatgaaaaacttaCTAAAAACAATCCTGCCATTAATAGTGTCATTACCACACAAAACGCTGACGTAAGCATGGAAGGAAACGTGAAAACgaaaacaccaacaacacaaccGATAGATAACGTTTCATTCGTGGTAAAGGGAATCGAGGCATCTATTAAAACAAATCTACCCCCCTCTAAAGAAAATATGTCTAAAAGTAGCGTACAAGTTGATTCGCGATGTACAGTAGCTGCTCCAAAAACTGCAGAAACATCTAGGTCTATTGATTCCTGCCAGTTATTAACATTGCAACCGATAACGTGCGAATCAAATAATGAACCGAACAATTCGACGACCAATAGTTTGACTCAAATGTCATCTCCTCCAGAGGAAAACTTAAATGTAAATAACTTGCACAGCCCGTCACTAGCTGAAGCAAACGTAAAAGAAATACCATGTAACAACACGCAACCAACAGCTTCAGAAAACAGACAACGTCACATATCCGTATTGGTCACTGATAAGTCTGAAGATTTCCATGCAGGTTCAAACCTTCTCTCAGACAAAATTGCTAATAATAACCCACAAGATGCTGATctagacaaacaaacaaacgagtCTGAAAACAATTCAAATCCACAGCAACCCCAGGAAGAAAATATTAAGTCACATACAAATGCCAGAGAAATTTATGCAAAAGTATGCACAAAAAGCCCGAAATGCATATCTGTGTCTGGGAAAGACATACATGCAGATTCAATAGTATGCACAGAAAAAATAACCTGTAATAGCACACAAAGTTCAAAACATTCTCTTTCAAGTTTGCGTAACACCGATCAAGAGAAAAATCCGGGTCCTCGATCTATGAAAAGGAAGGCAAATTCAGAACAAAATATTATTGGTAATGGTTCAAAAGTACCAACAGCACTTGATAAAAATTTACTTACAATTGTAGCCTGTCctgaaaatattttacataGCTCACACGTAGGTCCTAAGTTACCCGTAACATCTACTACGAAATGTACTAGTAGCTGTAAACAAACTTATCTCGCCTCACCGACATTACCATCAATATCATCagaaagcaaccaaaaaattctTTCCTCTGATGACATTTCAATACAAAACCCTTCTCTTTCAAAAGAAGTATTTATTAACAGCGTGCAAACCCTGCATGAAACAAACCCAATAGTCGAAGAAATGTCAAAGAACACTAATGGGCAGAACATATCAGCTCATGAAGATTCTACAACTTCCTCTAGAAACTTTACAATTAATAGCTTCCAGTGCTCAGAAAATACACTTCCGTATAAGAAACGAAGGCTCAGCTTAATGCTACCTCTCACACCTACTTCCTCGAATACATCGGTAGAGCAAGTTACAAGATTTACGACAAATTTAGCATCTCCGAACAATATTTCAAGCAAAAGTTCAAGTCATTCAGGTCCAATCCAAACTACGGAATCTGCATTGAATATCGGTGGTGCAGTAAGAAATAATATTATAACTTCTTttagaaacacacaaacacatcctgATACAATACATCCTGATGATGCATTGCCATTGAGCCACGCCAAATTCAGCCCACTAACACGTCGACAATCTCTTGATATTTACAGTCACAGTCAGTTTATCCCAGAAATACAATCAAGACAACGGCAATGTTCACACTTTCTTCCCCAAGTACTGTCTAATATATCCAATAACAACAACCATTATGAAACTACAGCTGCAAGTTCTTCTTTTGATAGGGCGTTGAAATTACATCAAAACCCAATGATTTTCTTAGATCTACTTACTGTTCAAAACACACCTGATCAAGTACAGCTTGATATTAATGAATTTCAAAATGCGCAAAGAGCAACATCAACTCCACTCACCAATTTATCACGGACAACTTATTCTACTCAATCTTCAGATCAATCTAACACAGATCATTCTACAAGTTCTCGTCAACCACAACACTCAAACACGAATACGAGTTCAAAGGCGAATGTGGAAAGAATCAAAGCCAAACGTAGGCGTGACAGAAAGCGTAATCAAAGGAATATTGACACATACGGTTCAAACACACATCAAACAACAGAACGATCTAAAAAACGATCTGATTATGACAATTTCCGTGTACGAGATGATCGAATGAGAGAAACTCCAAATAGTATTCTTACACGTCGAAAATCTGTAGCCACTCACACTCCAACTCAATTTGCGCAGCAATCAACGATACGACAGAGAAGAAATTCATTCTACAATTCCAATGTACTGTCCAATAtatccaacaacaaaaaccattaTAAAACTACAACTGCAAGTTCCTCTTCTGATAGGGCTCCAAAATCACATCAAAACCCAAAACTTTGTTTAGAACCGCTTACTGTTCAAAACACACCAGATCAACAACAGCGCGCGAAAGATTCGCAAAGAGCAACATCAACTCCACGCACCAACTCATCAAGAACATCTTATTCTACTCATTCTTCAGATCAATCTATCACAGATAGCTCTCATGATTCTTGTCAACCACAACGCTCAAACACACCTTCTGTGAATCTGGAAAGAAGCAGGGCCAGACATAGACATGACAGAGAGCGTAATCAAAGGAATAATGACACATACGAtcaaaacagaacagaacgatCTAAAAAACGATCTGATTTTGACCATTTCCGAGTAAGAGATGATCGAATCAAAGAAACCCCAAATAGTATTCTAACACGTCGAAAATCTGTAGCCACGTATTACCCAACACAATTGGAACTGTACAATGTATCCATCAACAACTACCATTATAGAACTACAGCTACAAGTTCCACCTCTGATATGGCTCCAAAATCACATCAAAACCCAAAACTTTGTTTAGAACCGCTCACTGTTCAAAACACACCAAATCAACAACAGCGCGCGAAAGATTCGCAAAGAGCTACATCAACTCCACGCACCAATTCATCAAGGACATCTTCTTATTCTACTCATTCTTCAGATCAATCTATCACAGAAAGCTCTCATGATTCTTATCAACCACAACGCTCAAACACATCTTCTGTGAATTTGGAAAGCAGCAGGGCCAGACATAGACATGACAGAGAGCATAATCAAAGGAATATTGACACATATAGtcaaaacagaacagaacgatCACAAAAACGATCTAATGATGACAACTTCCGTGTACGAGATGATCGAATCAAAGAAACTCCTAATAGTATTCTAACACGTCGAAAATCTATAGCCACGTACACCCCAACACAATTGGCACTGTTCAATATATCGATCAACAACCACCATTATAGAACCACAGCTACAAGTTCCACTTCCGATAGGGTGCCGAAATCAGATTTTCCTAATTCTCGTCAACGACGACGCTCAAACACATCTTCTGTGAATATGAGAAGAAGTAGGAAAATGCGTGGTAAACGTGGTGGCAGAAAAGCAAACCGAAAGAGATAA